Proteins found in one Oncorhynchus mykiss isolate Arlee chromosome 17, USDA_OmykA_1.1, whole genome shotgun sequence genomic segment:
- the LOC110494793 gene encoding leucine-rich repeat-containing protein 3, translating to MCLSGRTGCHGGDGLGLRRGLGKVLERGGLGTKLGKERILERGRARERGQGTRTWLGQETRLGRDLGRGLGGWSFTLLVLLLLLSPVFPQCPDSCHCVWESSMVLCTDAGLREFPQGLPPDTVTLHLERNYIRSLPESAFRELTHLRELYLSHNRIDTLSSGALRHLSSELRLLDLSHNLLRQASRDEFSSTRAKTRLYHNPWHCDCTLQELVETLNLEPETVNGIVCESSVRSAGEVSRWEDPGGAGEHAGQPLVKLLDSGVNFCNLQRKTTDVAMLVTMFVWFFMVIVYVVYYVRQNQAETRRHLEYLKSLPSPRKTVTETDTISTGL from the exons ATGTGCCTCAGCGGGAGGACTGGATGTCATGGAGGAGATGGATTGGGGCTGCGGAGAGGATTGGGTAAAGTgttggagagaggagggctgggcacAAAGCTTGGGAAAGAGAGAatactggagagagggagggcgagagagagagggcagggaacCAGGACATGGCTGGGGCAGGAGACAAGGCTTGGGAGAGACCTGGGTCGAGGCCTGGGAGGCTGGTCATTCACCCTGCTGGTCCTGCTCCTCCTACTCTCCCCGGTGTTCCCCCAGTGCCCTGACAGCTGCCACTGTGTGTGGGAGAGCAGCATGGTGCTGTGTACGGACGCTGGGCTCCGTGAGTTCCCCCAGGGCCTTCCTCCGGACACCGTCACCCTCCACCTGGAGAGGAACTACATCCGCTCGCTCCCCGAGAGCGCCTTTAG GGAGCTGACCCACCTGAGGGAGCTTTACCTCTCCCACAACCGCATCGACACCCTCTCCTCCGGGGCCCTGCGCCACCTGAGCTCAGAGCTCCGTCTCCTGGATCTTTCACACAACCTGTTACGCCAGGCCAGCCGGGACGAGTTCAGTTCCACGCGGGCCAAGACGCGCCTCTACCACAACCCGTGGCACTGCGACTGTACCCTGCAGGAGCTGGTGGAGACGTTAAATCTAGAGCCGGAGACGGTCAACGGGATCGTGTGTGAGAGCTCTGTGAGGAGCGCCGGGGAGGTGAGTCGCTGGGAGGATCCAGGGGGTGCAGGGGAGCACGCCGGTCAACCGCTGGTTAAATTGCTCGACTCTGGGGTGAACTTCTGTAATCTCCAGCGGAAGACCACGGATGTGGCTATGCTGGTGACCATGTTCGTGTGGTTCTTCATGGTCATTGTTTATGTGGTCTACTACGTGAGACAGAACCAGGCTGAGACCAGAAGACATCTGGAGTATCTGAAGAGTTTGCCCAGTCCGAGGAAAACAGTCACGGAGACAGACACGATAAGCACTGGTCTCTGA